The Cucurbita pepo subsp. pepo cultivar mu-cu-16 chromosome LG08, ASM280686v2, whole genome shotgun sequence genome contains a region encoding:
- the LOC111799729 gene encoding uncharacterized protein LOC111799729, which yields MKTVLFSTATATAMEEGERSEARDRCYYPGCRKDANCNCKICLDSINATLDLMSYSVQKTSLMKLSASRPNVEATPISFNPLILTTPPSGTSRIMKYPNFISPVKLSLGFEAEEEERDSSSLHRFLTLVFVLSLIFVMTIGFSCAIARVIRPKLSVFVHDLNGKLWELQGTVNVEISNCSCKDSMWEIDQEGMLLSSRCTMYKSAVGAVSLWGWPLQTAGLYRTRFSHRSITILSGRIKQWSDGGIDLVVREANTSWVQKGWGATPVQIDPRTSVLEYRLSSLLENSNLNTMAADFFKHWMSKVIRRLKNKLWMLFLDVETMFHQTRTTHDFKTPT from the exons ATGAAAACGGTACTTTTttccaccgccaccgccaccgccatgGAAGAAGGCGAGCGATCGGAAGCCCGCGACAGATGTTACTATCCCGGTTGCCGGAAAGATGCGAATTGCAACTGCAAGATTTGCTTGGACAGTATCAACGCCACTTTGGACCTAATGTCTTACAGTGTTCAAAAAACCTCACTCATGAAGCTCTCTGCTTCGAGACCTAATGTTGAGGCCACTCCGATTTCATTTAATCCTTTGATTTTGACGACACCGCCATCGGGCACGTCTCGAATCATGAAGTACCCTAATTTTATATCTCCGGTGAAATTGAGTTTGGGATTCGAGGCTGAGGAAGAGGAAAGAGATTCAAGTTCGTTGCATCGATTTCTGACGTTGGTTTTTGTTCTGAGTTTGATCTTTGTGATGACTATTGGGTTTTCGTGTGCGATCGCTAGGGTTATTAGGCCGAAGCTGTCGGTGTTCGTGCATGATTTGAATGGGAAACTGTGGGAGTTGCAGGGGACCGTGAATGTGGAGATTTCTAATTGTAGTTGCAAGGATTCCATGTGGGAAATTGATCAG GAGGGAATGCTCTTAAGTTCAAGGTGCACAATGTACAAATCAGCCGTAGGGGCAGTGAGCTTATGGGGATGGCCTCTACAGACTGCTGGACTGTATCGTACCAGATTTTCGCATCGGTCGATCACGATCCTATCAGGCAGAATTAAACAG TGGTCTGATGGAGGGATCGATTTGGTGGTTCGAGAGGCGAACACTTCTTGGGTTCAGAAAGGATGGGGAGCCACACCTGTGCAAATCGATCCTCGTACATCGGTTCTCGAGTATCGACTGAGCTCATTGTTAGAGAACTCGAACTTGAATACAATGGCTGCAGATTTCTTCAAACATTGGATGTCAAAAGTCATAAGAAGACTGAAGAACAAGCTTTGGATGTTGTTTTTGGATGTTGAAACCATGTTTCATCAGACTAGAACTACACATGATTTTAAGACTCCAACATGA
- the LOC111801010 gene encoding uncharacterized protein LOC111801010: MLQTQRKSKPISKFPIPFLGHPLFIQLTPKLRAFSSMEIEVVVTCECCGLKEDCTQFYISEVKAKFEGKWLCGLCSEAVRDEAKRSKKPLVGLEEAVDAHMSFCRKFKANPAIRVADGIRLMLRRRSSDVSASSSSSSEANSSANKYGRSKSSSQVGFDMSSLSLY, from the coding sequence ATGCTCCAAACCCAAAGAAAATCTAAACCCATTTCTAAATTCCCCATTCCATTTCTGGGTCATCCTCTGTTCATCCAATTAACTCCAAAGCTTCGAGCTTTTTCATCAATGGAGATCGAGGTGGTTGTCACGTGCGAGTGCTGTGGCTTGAAAGAGGACTGCACCCAATTCTATATCAGCGAAGTTAAGGCGAAATTTGAAGGGAAATGGCTGTGTGGGCTTTGCTCGGAGGCTGTTAGAGACGAAGCTAAGCGAAGCAAGAAGCCATTGGTGGGCTTGGAAGAAGCTGTCGATGCCCACATGTCGTTTTGTCGTAAATTTAAAGCTAACCCTGCAATTCGTGTCGCTGATGGAATTAGGCTCATGCTTAGGAGGAGGTCGAGCGACGTGTCggcttcttcctcttcttcttctgaggCTAATTCTTCTGCTAACAAGTATGGGAGATCCAAGAGCTCGTCGCAGGTGGGTTTCGACATGTCGTCGCTGTCGTTGTACTGA
- the LOC111800662 gene encoding folate-biopterin transporter 1, chloroplastic-like gives MSVAVPLSQMDVDDESAPNSWSSNDREGMLSYGGQNTAHMKKYYPSTIKFFGVDLSPDNVAVAMVYFVQGVLALARLAVSFYLKDDLHLDPAETAVVSGFSAFPWLIKPLYGFISDSVPLFGYRRRSYLILSGLLGALSWTLMATLVDSKYGAAFCILLGSLSVAFSDVVVDSMVVERARGESQSMSGSLQSLCWGSSAFGGIVSSYFSGSLVEAYGVRFVFGVTALLPLITSLVAVLVKEQPVRGINRPSANYAFLRSSRKHVVELWGAVSQRNVFLPTLFIFLWQATPQSDSAMFFFTTNKLGFTPEFLGRVKFVTSIASLIGVGLYNGFLKKVPLRKIFLVTTIFGCALGMSQVLLVTGINREWGISDEWFAIGDSLVITVLGQASFMPVLVLAAKLCPEGMEATLFATLMSISNGGSLLGGLIGAGLTQTLGVTRDSFDNLSTLIILCNLSSLLPLPLLRLLPQESPDSSLETTDMELKSN, from the exons ATGTCCGTCGCTGTTCCCTTGTCGCAAATGGACGTGGATGACGAGTCTGCGCCTAATTCTTGGAGTA GTAATGACAGGGAAGGGATGCTCTCATACGGTGGTCAAAATACGGCTCATATGAAGAAATATTATCCAAGcaccattaaattttttggggTGGACCTATCCCCAGATAATGTGGCTGTCGCCATGGTCTATTTTGTTCAAGGGGTTTTAGCCTTAGCAAGGCTTGCTGTTAGTTTTTACTTAAAGGATGACCTACACCTAGATCCGGCAGAG ACAGCTGTAGTATCTGGCTTTTCTGCTTTTCCGTGGCTTATCAAACCTTTATATGGGTTTATCAG CGATTCTGTTCCTCTTTTTGGTTATCGGAGGAGATCATACTTGATTTTATCAGGATTGCTTGGTGCACTCTCATGGACTTTGATGGCCACCCTTGTTGATAGCAAATATGGTGCAGCTTTCTGTATACTTCTTGGATCTCTTTCTGTAGCATTCTCAGATGTT GTCGTAGATTCCATGGTAGTTGAGAGGGCTCGTGGTGAATCACAAAGTATGTCAGGATCTCTTCAATCCTTATGTTGGGGGTCTTCGGCTTTTGGTGGAATAGTGAGTTCCTACTTTAGTGGCTCACTGGTGGAGGCATATGGTGTAAG GTTTGTTTTTGGAGTCACAGCTTTGCTGCCATTGATAACATCTTTGGTGGCAGTTCTTGTAAAAGAGCAACCTGTGAGAGGGATAAATCGTCCTTCAGCTAACTATGCTTTTCTCCGGAGCTCAAGAAAGCACGTTGTTGAATTGTGGGGTGCTGTTAGTCAAAGAAATGTGTTCCTTccaacattatttatttttttgtggcAGGCAACACCACAATCAGATTCTGCCATGTTTTTCTTCAC TACAAATAAACTTGGATTCACTCCCGAATTTCTCGGGCGTGTCAAGTTTGTTACATCGATAGCATCACTGATTGGCGTTGGGCTTTATAATGGATTTCTCAAGAAAGTTCCTCTTAGGAAAATTTTTCTTGTAACCACCATTTTTGGTTGTGCACTTGGAATGAGTCAG GTGCTCCTCGTTACGGGAATAAATCGAGAGTGGGGTATTAGTGACGAGTGGTTTGCGATTGGGGATTCGTTGGTTATAACGGTACTTGGTCAG GCATCTTTCATGCCTGTTCTTGTGTTAGCAGCAAAACTATGTCCAGAAGGAATGGAAGCCACCCTTTTTGCAACCCTCATGTCCATATCAAACGGAGGGAGTCTGCTCGGCGGCCTGATCGGTGCTGGTTTGACACAAACGTTAGGTGTCACCAGAGACTCGTTCGACAACCTCTCGACCTTGATAATCCTGTGCAACCTCAGCTCACTGTTACCTTTGCCGCTGCTCCGCCTCCTTCCCCAGGAATCTCCGGACTCGAGCTTAGAGACTACAGACATGGAGTTGAAATCTAACTGA
- the LOC111800122 gene encoding protein CDC73 homolog, which translates to MDPLSALRDFTIRGELDKIVRVNGEFRFGSDYSFPCSAETAYRSKQGNLYTIETLVYYIKNHHIKHTEYLQNARTQGISSVTFPDRKPLLDYLTGKVSSSDAIEFLVPQNPKFPDLPSVDEYRPEDPVIVGAAIDAVDEDDGFKDSTNVDYMAMIRAIERPLKDRESLLECKNRNFYNVLVTSTKREEERQRIESQQRKDGLVAKSRLMGSDDRGMGGYGDDLGYDANPKPKMHLKGGKIGEGVPIILVPSAFQTLITIYNVKEFLEDGVFIPTDVKVKQMKGARPDCVTVQKKFSRDRDRVVTAYEVRDKPSALKSEDWDRVVAVFVLGKEWQFKDWPFKDHVEIFNKIIGFFMRFEDDSLESAKNVKQWNVKIISISKNKRHQDRAAALEVWDRLEEFVRSRSHS; encoded by the exons ATGGATCCTCTCTCGGCTCTCAGAGACTTCACCATTCGAGGCGAGCTCGACAAAATCGTCCGAGTCAACGGCGAGTTCCGTTTCGGCTCCGACTATTCCTTCCCTTGCTCCGCCGAAACAGCTTACCGGTCCAAACAGGGAAATCTATACACTATAGAAACCCTCGTCTATTACATCAAGAATCACCATATCAAGCACACAGAGTACCTTCAGAACGCTCGCACTCAGGGAATTTCTTCCGTCACTTTCCCCGACCGGAAGCCTTTGCTTGATTATCTTACTGGTAAGGTCTCCTCCTCCGACGCCATCGAGTTTCTTGTCCCGCAAAATCCCAAGTTCCCCGATTTGCCCTCTGTCGATGAGTATCGCCCTGAAGATCCGGTGATTGTTGGCGCTGCTATTGATGCGGTGGATGAGGACGACGGTTTTAAGGATTCTACTAATGTTGATTATATGGCGATGATTAGGGCTATTGAGAGACCGTTGAAGGATAGGGAATCGTTGTTGGAATGTAAGAATAGGAATTTCTATAACGTGCTTGTGACCTCGACGAAGCGCGAGGAGGAGAGGCAGCGTATTGAATCGCAACAGAGGAAGGATGGTTTAGTTGCTAAGAGTAGGTTAATGGGTTCTGATGACAGGGGCATGGGGGGATATGGTGATGATTTGGGTTATGATGCGAATCCGAAGCCGAAAATGCACTTGAAGGGAGGGAAGATTGGAGAAGGTGTGCCTATAATTCTGGTTCCGAGTGCTTTTCAGACTCttatcacaatttataatgTAAAGGAGTTTTTAGAAGATGGTGTTTTTATACCCACGGATGTCAAGGTTAAGCAGATGAAAGGGGCGAGGCCTGATTGTGTGACCGTGCAGAAGAAGTTCAGTAGGGACAGAGATAGGGTGGTGACTGCCTACGAGGTTAGAGATAAACCCTCGGCTCTGAAATCAGAGGATTGGGACCGTGTTGTAGCTGTTTTCGTATTGGGAAAGGAATGGCAGTTCAAAGATTGGCCTTTTAAGGATCATGTTGAGATTTTCAATAAAA TTATTGGATTTTTTATGCGTTTTGAAGACGACAGTTTGGAATCAGCTAAGAATGTGAAGCAGTGgaatgttaaaattatttcg ATTAGCAAGAACAAGCGGCACCAAGACAGAGCTGCAGCATTGGAGGTGTGGGATAGGCTAGAAGAATTTGTAAGGTCACGGTCTCATTCTTGA
- the LOC111800123 gene encoding non-specific lipid-transfer protein-like protein At2g13820: MAQGKMVMTLLAVIVAVHWAGAAAQSDCTNVLISLSPCLNYITGNSSTPSQGCCTQLATVVRSQPQCLCQVLNGGGSSLGVNINQTQALALPQACNVQTPSISSCNVASPTGSPAGSPESSNNVPSGTGSKTVPSPDNNSSDGSSIHLSKPLLFSILLASTYASAFKLY, translated from the exons ATGGCACAGGGAAAGATGGTGATGACTCTGCTTGCCGTTATCGTTGCCGTTCACTGGGCAGGAGCAGCGGCACAGTCGGACTGTACGAATGTGCTGATCAGCTTGTCACCGTGCCTGAATTACATTACAGGGAACTCTTCTACCCCATCACAAGGATGCTGCACACAGCTTGCAACCGTTGTCCGCTCACAACCACAGTGCTTGTGCCAGGTCCTGAATGGTGGTGGTTCCTCGCTTGGGGTCAACATCAACCAAACCCAGGCTCTGGCTCTGCCCCAGGCTTGCAATGTTCAGACTCCTTCCATCAGCAGCTGCAATG TTGCTTCTCCCACCGGCTCTCCAGCAGGATCACCGGAATCTTCAAACAATGTtccttcag GAACTGGATCTAAGACTGTTCCATCACCAGACAACAACTCATCAGACGGAAGCTCCATCCATTTGTCAAAACCTCTACTATTCTCCATCTTGTTGGCTTCTACATATGCTTCAGCTTTCAAGTTGTACTGA
- the LOC111800124 gene encoding proteasome subunit beta type-2-A-like, whose product MESVFGLVGNGFVIVAADTSAVHSILVHKSNEDKIMVLDSHKLVAASGEPGDRVQFTEYIQKNVSLYQFRNGIPLTTAAAANFTRGELATALRKNPYSVNILLAGYDKQTGPSLYYIDYIATLHKVEKGAFGYGSYFSLAMMDRHYHSGMTEQEAIDLVDKCILEIRSRLVVAPPNFVIKIVDKNGAREVAWRESIKDGASFPSA is encoded by the exons ATGGAGAGCGTATTCGGACTTGTGGGCAACGGATTCGTCATAGTGGCGGCGGATACATCGGCGGTGCACAGTATTTTGGTCCATAAATCCAATGAGGACAAGATCATGGTTCTCGATTCCCACAAGCTCGTCGCAGCTAGCGGCGAACCTGGCGACAG GGTTCAGTTCACCGAGTATATACAGAAGAATGTGTCTTTGTATCAGTTTCGCAATGGGATCCCCTTGAccactgctgctgctgctaacTTCACTCGTGGTGAACTCGCAACCGCCTTGCGGAAG AATCCATATTCCGTGAACATTCTTCTGGCGGGATATGACAAGCAAACTGGCCCATCCCTCTATTACATAGACTATATTGCCACCCTTCACAAGGTTGAGAAGGGAGCTTTTGGTTATGGGTCTTACTTTTCACTCGCCATGATGGATAGACATTACCATAGTGGCATGACAGAACAAGAAGCTATTGATTTGGTTGATAAATGCATACTGGAGATTAGGTCCAGGCTTGTTGTAGCCCCACCGAATTTCGTTATCAAGATTGTAGACAAGAACGGAGCTAGGGAGGTTGCTTGGCGCGAATCTATTAAGGATGGAGCTAGCTTTCCTTCAGCTTAA
- the LOC111801073 gene encoding type IV inositol polyphosphate 5-phosphatase 7-like, translating to MSDENSKKSKLSWSKKMVRKWFNIRCKSEDFQADVAYRGSDIDYRSRSFSEREPCTIKKSKTEKFSKNGEPGRRGKMNLDHPRIIDVQNYSIFVATWNVAGRSPPNNLNLDDWLQSSPPADIYVLGFQEIVPLNAGNILGAEDNGPAKKWQALIRKTLNNLPGTSVGNACYTPSPIPKPVVEINADFEGSARQKNSSFFHRRSFQTTHSWRMDNDPSLPQPRLDRRFSVCDRVIFGHRSSDFGPNFRGSHRPSDYCRPSDYSRPSDYSRSSDFCRPSDYSRPSDFCRPSDSRPSDCSRWGSSDDDNVSWESPSTVLFSPMSHGGSSSQDGGYRMPGHSRYCLVASKQMVGIFLTIWVKSDLRDHVRNMKVSCVGRGLMGYLGNKGSISISMSLHQTSFCFICTHLTSGEKEGDELRRNSDVMEILKKTRFPRVHGAGSDEKSPETILEHDRVIWLGDLNYRIALSYRSAKALVEMQNWRALLEKDQLRIEQRLGHVFAGWNEGKIYFPPTYKYSTNSDRYAGEGAYPKEKRRKPAWCDRILWHGEGLHQLSYVRGESRFSDHRPVYGVFWAEVESSRGRLKKSMSYSSSRVEVEELLPYAHGYTELNFF from the exons ATGAGCGATGAGAATTCTAAGAAAAGCAAG CTCTCATGGTCCAAGAAAATGGTTAGGAAGTGGTTCAATATCAGGTGCAAAAGCGAGGATTTTCAAGCGGATGTTGCTTATAGAG GAAGTGATATCGATTACAGAAGCAGAAGCTTCTCAGAGAGGGAGCCTTGCACCATCAAGAAAAGCAAAACAG AGAAATTCAGCAAAAATGGCGAGCCGGGACGCCGAGGGAAGATGAATCTTGACCATCCTCGAATCATTGATGTGCAGAACTATAG CATTTTTGTTGCTACATGGAACGTGGCTGGAAGATCTCCTCCAAACAATCTAAATCTGGATGATTGGCTTCAATCCTCACCCCCTGCtgatatttatgttcttgG ATTTCAGGAGATAGTGCCATTGAATGCTGGTAATATACTCGGTGCAGAAGACAACGGTCCTGCTAAAAAATGGCAGGCTCTCATTCGAAAGACACTAAACAATCTTCCCGGAACGAGCGTGGGGAATGCGTGTTACACGCCTTCTCCAATTCCGAAACCCGTTGTGGAGATAAATGCAGATTTTGAGGGGTCTGCTAGGCAGAAGAATTCATCATTCTTCCATCGACGATCGTTTCAAACAACTCACAGCTGGAGAATGGATAATGATCCTTCATTACCACAGCCACGACTCGACCGAAGATTTAGTGTATGTGACCGTGTTATCTTCGGTCATCGGTCGAGTGATTTTGGTCCTAACTTTAGAGGGAGCCACAGGCCAAGTGATTACTGCAGACCAAGTGACTACTCAAGACCAAGTGACTATTCCAGGTCCAGTGACTTTTGCAGGCCGAGTGATTACTCTAGGCCGAGCGACTTTTGCAGGCCGAGTGACTCGAGGCCTAGTGACTGTTCGAGATGGGGTTCGTCGGATGATGATAATGTTTCGTGGGAGTCACCGAGCACGGTTTTGTTTTCGCCAATGTCGCATGGTGGATCGTCATCCCAGGATGGTGGATATAGAATGCCAGGACATTCAAGATATTGCTTAGTTGCAAGCAAACAAATGGTTGGCATATTTCTCACAATATGGGTGAAAAGTGACTTGAGGGATCATGTTCGAAACATGAAGGTTTCGTGTGTTGGTAGAGGATTGATGGGCTACCTTGGAAATAAG GGATCGATTTCTATTAGCATGTCTTTGCATCAAACAAGCTTTTGCTTCATTTGTACTCACTTAACATCTGGAGAGAAAGAAGGCGACGAGCTTCGAAGAAACTCCGACGTGATGGAGATACTTAAAAAGACAAGGTTTCCACGAGTTCACGGTGCAGGCAGCGACGAGAAATCCCCTGAAACAATCCTTGAACATGA TCGTGTTATTTGGCTCGGGGATTTAAACTATCGAATCGCTCTTTCTTACCGTTCGGCCAAGGCGCTCGTAGAGATGCAAAACTGGAGGGCATTGCTTGAAAAAGATCAG CTACGAATAGAACAAAGACTTGGGCATGTATTTGCTGGATGGAATGAAGGAAAGATTTACTTTCCTCCTACATATAAGTATTCAACTAATTCAGATCGATACGCAGGAGAGGGCGCTTACCCGAAAGAAAAGCGTCGTAAACCCGCTTG GTGCGATCGGATATTATGGCATGGAGAAGGCCTCCATCAGCTATCCTACGTCCGTGGAGAGTCAAGATTTTCAGATCATAGACCGGTTTACGGAGTGTTTTGGGCCGAGGTTGAGTCAAGTCGAGggagattaaagaaaagcATGAGTTATTCCAGTTCGAGAGTCGAAGTTGAAGAGCTTCTTCCATACGCACATGGATACACCGAGTTAAACTTTTTCTGA
- the LOC111799558 gene encoding protein RDM1-like, whose amino-acid sequence MKRPMPWNEQVDVISSGESSSSDSEIGGQNDGFEFKPSIDDFKIPAKEMTSDGMLIKRAEMYQEYMKQIPIPAHRGSVIPFTTWMGLGKSIKQLYEQPLHYLTNIQLKQWDQLRFGSVDEYKPLDTIIHPSKAEATVWLVEEIHRRTSSHHHVAKLWLSDSMHEVYVDSIFPQL is encoded by the exons ATGAAGAGGCCAATGCCATGGAATGAACAGGTAGATGTTATATCATCAGGtgaatcttcttcctctgattCAGAAATAGGGGGACAAAATGATGGATTTGAGTTCAAGCCCTCCATTGACGACTTCAAAATTCCTGCAAAGGAGATGACATCTGATG GCATGTTGATTAAAAGGGCAGAAATGTATCAAGAATACATGAAACAGATCCCGATCCCGGCACACCGTGGATCTGTTATACCGTTTACAACATGGATGGGACTAGGAAAATCTATAAAGCAACTTTATGAACAGCCTTTGCATTACCTGACTAACATTCAGCTCAAACAGTGGGATCAATTAAGATTCGGAAGTGTGGATGAATATAAGCCATTGGATACCATAATTCATCCGAGTAAAGCTGAAGCAACCGTATGGCTGGTTGAAGAGATTCATCGGCGCACCTCGTCACATCATCATGTTGCTAAGCTCTGGTTATCAGACTCGATGCACGAAGTGTATGTTGACTCCATTTTCCCCCAACTATGA
- the LOC111799557 gene encoding pentatricopeptide repeat-containing protein At3g22690 has translation MAANLHTTVSVTPSFIIPTAQNDSKHIASHRFQIGLFQNCKTMDELRQLHCYASKQGLIRKQSTVTKLISTCVEMGTLESLDYARKVFELFQEEDEATVTVFIYNSLIRGYSASGLCDEAVSLYIQMIETGFMPDNFTFPFLLSACAKTAAFSGGVQLHGALMKIGLEGNMFVANSLIHLYAEARDFSSARKVFDEMPERNVVSWTSLICGYARSDSSSEAVALFFQMIEAGVRPNSVTMVCVISACSKLKDLELAMKIHAYIKESEVELNTHMVNALVDMYMKCGEPGAARLLYNECVDKNLVLCNTIMSNLARHGMPKEVLAVLVDMFQVDLRPDRVSLLSAISACGQMGDYLLGRCCHSFALRNGYEGWDNICNAMIDMYMKCGKQEMAYKVFDGMSNKTTVSWNSLLVSYVRNRDLESTKKIFNAMPEKDIVSWNTMVSALIQESMFDEAIELFREMQTKEIEADRVTMVEVASACGYLGALELAKWIYAYIIKNNIDCDMLLETALVDMFARCGDSRSAMKVFDNMDRKDVSAWTAAIGAMAVDGNGERAIELYSEMLRQGVQPDQVVFVNILTACSHGGFVEQGQHIFESMKQHGISPQIVHYGCMVDLLGRAGKLEEALDIIKSMSMKPNGIIWGSLLAACRTHKNVELATFAAERLAETAPERTGIHVLLSNIYASAEQWADVANVRLHLKEKGVRKTPGSSSIEVDGVIHEFTSGDRSHPETCHIDMMLKEINNRLGDAGYVPDLTNVLLDVNDQEKQYLLNQHSEKLAMAYGLISTKKHLPIRVIKNLRTCSDCHAFAKYVSKVYDREITIRDNNRFHFFRHGSCSCGDYW, from the coding sequence ATGGCGGCAAATCTTCATACAACCGTCTCTGTGACGCCGAGCTTCATCATACCCACCGCTCAGAATGACTCAAAGCATATCGCTTCCCACCGTTTTCAAATTGGGTTGTTCCAAAACTGCAAAACCATGGATGAACTTCGACAATTGCACTGCTACGCGTCGAAGCAGGGTCTCATTCGTAAACAATCAACTGTAACTAAGTTGATTTCCACTTGCGTGGAAATGGGCACTTTAGAAAGCTTGGATTATGCTCGAAAGGTATTCGAGCTCTTCCAGGAAGAGGACGAAGCAACTGTTACTGTTTTCATCTACAATTCGTTAATTAGGGGATACTCTGCTTCAGGGCTTTGTGATGAAGCTGTTTCATTGTACATTCAGATGATCGAGACTGGGTTTATGCCAGACAACTTcacatttccatttttgttaaGTGCGTGTGCAAAGACTGCTGCATTTTCAGGAGGGGTTCAACTCCATGGAGCTCTTATGAAGATTGGTTTGGAAGGAAATATGTTTGTTGCTAATTCTCTGATACATCTGTATGCAGAAGCACGAGATTTTTCGTCTGCTCGgaaggtgtttgatgaaatgcccGAGAGAAATGTTGTTTCATGGACCAGCTTGATTTGTGGCTACGCTAGGTCAGATTCTTCCAGTGAGGCCGTGGCTTTGTTTTTCCAAATGATCGAGGCAGGCGTTAGACCCAATTCTGTCACAATGGTGTGTGTGATATCAGCTTGTTCCAAGTTGAAAGATCTTGAACTGGCCATGAAAATTCATGCTTATATCAAAGAGTCAGAAGTGGAGCTTAATACTCATATGGTGAATGCACTTGTGGATATGTACATGAAATGTGGAGAACCTGGTGCTGCTAGGCTACTATATAATGAATGTGTTGATAAGAATTTGGTTTTGTGTAACACGATCATGTCAAATTTGGCACGCCATGGCATGCCGAAAGAGGTACTTGCTGTCTTGGTAGATATGTTTCAGGTAGATCTTCGACCGGATAGAGTTTCGTTGTTATCAGCAATCTCAGCATGTGGGCAGATGGGAGACTATCTACTTGGGAGGTGCTGCCATAGTTTTGCTCTAAGAAACGGGTACGAAGGTTGGGATAACATTTGCAATGCAATGATTGACATGTATATGAAGTGTGGCAAACAAGAAATGGCCTACAAAGTTTTCGACGGTATGTCAAATAAGACCACTGTGTCATGGAACTCATTACTTGTTAGTTATGTTAGAAACAGAGATTTAGAGTCAACTAAGAAGATATTCAACGCGATGCCTGAAAAGGACATAGTATCTTGGAACACAATGGTTAGTGCTTTGATTCAAGAGAGTATGTTCGATGAAGCAATTGAACTCTTTCGAGAAATGCAAACAAAGGAAATAGAAGCAGACAGGGTGACGATGGTAGAAGTTGCATCTGCCTGTGGATATCTAGGAGCTCTCGAACTCGCCAAATGGATATATGCATATATCATAAAGAACAATATCGACTGTGATATGTTGCTTGAGACAGCCTTAGTCGATATGTTTGCTAGGTGTGGTGACTCTCGTAGTGCGATGAAAGTGTTCGACAATATGGATAGAAAAGACGTCTCGGCATGGACAGCAGCCATTGGAGCAATGGCTGTGGATGGGAATGGAGAGAGAGCTATAGAACTTTACAGTGAGATGCTAAGACAAGGGGTGCAACCTGATCAAGTAGTTTTTGTGAACATATTAACAGCTTGTAGCCATGGTGGTTTTGTGGAACAAGGGCAGCACATATTCGAGTCAATGAAGCAACATGGAATCTCCCCACAGATTGTTCATTATGGTTGCATGGTTGATCTATTAGGCCGTGCAGGCAAGTTAGAAGAAGCTCTTGACATTATAAAGAGCATGTCAATGAAACCCAATGGAATTATATGGGGATCTCTATTGGCTGCGTGTCGTACTCATAAAAACGTCGAACTGGCTACATTTGCAGCTGAAAGGTTGGCAGAAACAGCTCCAGAAAGGACTGGGATTCATGTGCTTCTATCAAACATATATGCGTCGGCTGAACAGTGGGCTGATGTTGCTAACGTGAGGCTACATTTAAAGGAGAAAGGAGTTAGAAAAACGCCTGGTTCGAGCTCAATCGAAGTCGATGGAGTTATTCATGAATTTACCTCGGGCGACAGATCACACCCAGAAACTTGTCACATTGACATGATGTTGAAAGAAATCAACAACAGGCTGGGGGATGCTGGCTATGTTCCTGATTTAACCAATGTTCTGCTTGATGTAAATGATCAGGagaaacaatatctactcaaTCAGCATAGCGAGAAGCTGGCGATGGCTTACGGGCTTATAAGTACAAAAAAACACCTGCCTATTCGTGTCATTAAGAATCTCAGAACGTGCTCAGACTGTCATGCATTTGCCAAATACGTTTCAAAAGTGTATGATAGGGAAATAACAATACGAGATAATAATCGGTTTCACTTCTTTCGACATGGGTCTTGTTCGTGTGGTGATTATTGGTAA